The region AAGCTTCCGGTGAATAACATCCGCGCTATTAAGTCTTTTTGCGTTTTTCTTCTTCCTGCTACAAGATTTTCTTTTTTCTCCCTTTTCCCCTGCTTTTCTCCATATACTCTTTCTCCCTTTTTAGACCATCCATAAAGTGAGGATACAAATTCCTCAAAACCAGCTTTGTCTATGAATACTAGACTTTCAATACCGTATATTATAACTAACTGGCTGAAGATTTTTTGATATTCTGCTCGCTTTTGGGCATCTCTCTCTTGATAAAGTAACTGTTTTTTTCTAGTAATTTTCATTTTTTTGAATTGATAACAGAGTGAAGCAGGAGTTACACTAAATTTTTTAGCTCTTTCTTTTAGAAGCATATGCAGGATTGTTTTTCACATCCTCTTCCAATTCTTTTATGTTTATCTTACCTTGGCGGTTCTCAACTTTCGTTGCCGCAAGCTCTTCTCTGCCCAACCAGCGATAAATTGTTGCTCTGCCCACCTTAAATATTTTCGATGTCTTTGTGATTCCACCGCCACTCTCGATGAATTCTATGACCTTAATGCGTAAATTAAGATCGTAAGCCATGACTGATTTAGTTATTTATGAATTCTTATGTTATTCTTACAAAATGTTACCATAAAATCCCGACAAAACGTCTCATAATTAGTTAAATTAGCTATAACAGTGCGACCAAATTTTGGATTGCTGTTTAGGAAAAATATTTCTTGAACTTAGGACGGTGTAATACCTCCATCAGTTCAGCAAACAAATCTTCACTGAATAAAATGGCCACTCGGTTATCAATAATAGTTTGATTCAAACCTTGAAGAGTTTTTCCAATGAGAAAGCTAATTCAGATATTCGTATCAATCACAACCCGGATAGTTTCATCGCTTATGGTAATTAGCTTGCCGGACTGCTTCAACTTCTCGAGTAATGTCTTCTAGAGTTAATTCATCGGTTTTGACGGAATCGAGAAATTTGTTGAATCTGGTGGCAAAAGTATCCTTCTTTAAAAGTTCTAGTAATTCTAGTTTTTCTTCAAGATTACATTGGGCAATAATATTTTTCAGCTCAAGAAAGTCTAGTAATGATAATGATTTCATTTCTACTTTTCTCCGAGGGGCGGGTTATAACTCCCATTATTGTATTTCCAATAGTTCCCCAAGAATCTACTTAAAAAGCCCCCTGGCCCCAATTATGGAGGGATAAGTGTGAACTCATGGCGATCGCCGGAGCTTTAGTGGGGAAATTTAGGAGCAGATTAAAAATTTACAAGTCTACGTTAACAAGTCTGTCAACAGCCAAAGGGGCGATCGCCATTCCAGACCGATAAAATGTTAAGTTATATCACATTCAAGCAAAGTTCTTAGGAATTACTCCGTATGGTAGCAACGCCCGTTAAACAGAAATACGATATTAAAGATATTAGCCTCGCTCCCCAAGGTCGTCAGCGCATCGAATGGGCGGCCCGGGAAATGCCCGTTCTAAAGCAAATTCGGGAACGTTTTGCCCAGGAAAAACCCTTCGCTGGTATCCGTTTGGTGGCCTGCTGTCACGTTACCACCGAAACCGCTAACTTGGCGATCGCCCTCCATGCTGGGGGAGCCGATTCTTTATTGATTGCCAGTAATCCCCTCTCTACCCAAGATGACGTGGCTGCCTGTTTGGTCGCTGATTACGGTATTCCCGTTTACGCCATCAAAGGGGAAGACAACGAGACCTATCACCGCCATGTGCAAATTGCCCTGGATCACCGCCCCAACATCATCATTGACGACGGTAGCGACGTGGTAGCTACCCTAATTCAGGAACGGCAACACCAAATGGGTGACATCATTGGCACCACCGAAGAAACCACCACTGGTATTGTGCGTCTGCGAGCCATGTTCAACGATGGGGTACTCACCTTCCCCGCCATGAACGTTAACGATGCGGACACTAAGCATTTCTACGACAACCGTTATGGTACGGGGCAATCCACCCTGGACGGCATTATCCGCGCCACCAATATTCTCCTAGCCGGTAAAACCATTGTGGTAGCAGGCTATGGCTGGTGTGGTAAAGGGGTCGCCATGCGGGCCAAAGGTATGGGGGCTGACGTAATTGTCACCGAAATTAGTCCCGTACCGGCGATCGAAGCGGCCATGGATGGTTTCCGAGTCATGCCCATGGCCGAAGCCGCCCAACAGGGAGATATTTTCATCACCGTTACCGGCAACAAACACGTCATTCGTCCTGAGCATTTTGCTGTCATGAAAGATGGGGCGATCGTTTGTAACTCTGGCCACTTTGACATTGAAATTGACCTCAAATCCCTCAAGGAACAAGCCAAGGAAGTTAAAGAAGTTCGGAACTTCACGGAGCAATATATTCTCCCCAATGGCAAATCTATTATTGTGATTGGCGAAGGTCGTTTGGTTAACCTGGCCGCCGCTGAAGGTCACCCCAGTGCAGTGATGGACATGAGCTTTGCTAACCAGGCCCTGGCCTGTGAGCATTTGGTCAAAAACCAAGGTCAACTGGAGCCTGGCATGCACTCCATTCCCGTGGAAGTGGATCAAGAAATTGCCCGTTTGAAACTCCAAGCCATGGGCATTGCCATTGACAGCTTGACCCCCGAACAGGTGGAATACATCAATTCCTGGGCTTCCGGCACCTAGAACTGTTTACGGTTTACGGACTCACTTTGTACTTAAGAATCTTTCGATCTCCTGGATTTCAGGAGATTTTTTTTATCAATTTTGGGTAAGCCATGGGAGCATTTCCTCTATTGCTGCACCCAAAATTCCCAACTCTCCAATGTCAGGATTTACACATATCCTCTAGCAGGGGATGGGGATCGGCCAGGTAGCCAAACTAACCGGAGATTAACCGACGCAGATCCATAACATCACTCATATTTTTAATTTTGGCCATGATGCCCAACAGTTGTTGATAGTCTTTAATATCAATTTTGAGGCTAATGATCGCAGGCCTACCCAAATGGGTTTTAACATCGGCGTTGCGGACGTTAATGTGATTGTCGCTGAGGCGGGAAAGGATATCCTTCAGCACCCCTACCCGGTCAATGGCTTCAATGACAATATCCACCGGATAGGTTTGGTGATTATTGTTGTTGGGATTCCACCGCACTGGAATTAGGCGATCGCCGTCCATTTGTTCAAGATTATGGCAACCCTGGCGATGGATGGAAATACCCCGGGCTCCCCTGGTGACTACACCCATAATGGGTTCCCCTGGTAACGGATGGCAGCACCCAGCAATGTGATAAAGCAAGCCTTCAATGCCGGCGATCGGAGAATTATCTTTACCGGTGGCCGGGGGAGCAGTGGGATGGACTTGGGGGGAACTGGCGAGGGTAACTTCCTGGCTGGACTGGTTATTTTTAACGTTATTAACATTATTTTCCCGCAGACGGTTGACTACGGAATTGGAAGTAATTTCCCCGTAGCCCAAACCCGCCAACAAATCTTCCACATTTTGGTAATTACAGCGCTCTGCTGTTTTTTGCATCGGCTCCGATTTCAGCAGGGCTTCCAAACCAGTTTTGCCCAATTCTTTTTCCAACAATTCCCGGCCTCGGAGAATATTCTCATCCCGGCGAGAACGTTTAAACCATTGGCGGATACGGTGACGGGCACTGGGGGTAACAACAAAATTGAGCCAATCTAAACTGGGGTGGGAATTCTTTTGGGTGACAATTTCCACAATGTCGCCATTTTTTAGTCTGGTATCTACCCCTAACCATTGGCCATTAACCCGAGCCCCTTTCATATGGTGCCCTACCTCAGTGTGGATGCGATAGGCAAAATCCACCGGCGTTGCTCCCCGGGCCAGGGAAATTACTTCTCCCTTGGGGGTAAATACATAAACGTCATCGTCAAAGAGATTTTGTTTAAGATTTTCCACATACTCCTGGGCATCCTTGAGGTCACTCTGCCAGTCCAGCAGTTGCCGCAACCAAGTAAATTTTTCGTCGGTAGAGCTCAGGGTCGCATTTTCAGATCCACCACTCTCCTTATATTTCCAGTGGGCCGCAATCCCGTACTCCGCCACATGGTGCATTTCTTCGGTGCGGATTTGGATTTCCAGAGGACGGCTAGTCAGTCCTAGAACCGTGGTGTGGAGAGATTGATAACGGTTGGGTTTGGGTAAACCGATGTAATCCTTAAAGCGCCCTGGAATGGGTTTAAAGACGTCGTGCACCACCGACAGAGCCCGGTAACATTCCCCCTTGCTTTCGACAATGATGCGGAGGGCGGCAATGTCATAAATTTCCTCAAAGGCTTTATTCTGGTTGGTCATTTTGTAATAAATGCCGTAGAGATGTTTGGGGCGGCCCTGGAGCTCAAAATTCTCAATGCCCTCATCCCGCAGGCGGAAGCGCAACATATCCTTAACGGTTTCCAGACGGGATTCCCGATCGCCTCTTTTTTCTACCACCAGGGACTGAATTTTGCGGTAGGAATCCGGTTCTAGATATTTGAAGGAAAGATCTTCCAATTCCCACTTAAAGCGCCAAATCCCCAAACGGTTAGCTAAAGGAGCAAAAATATCCTTGGTTTCCCTCGCAATGCGCCGTTGTTTTTCGGCATTTAACGCATCTAAAGTCCGCATATTGTGCAGGCGATCAGCTAATTTGACCACAATCACCCTAATATCTTTGGCCATGGCCAAAAACATGCGCCGGAAATTTTCCGCTTGATGTTCCGTCGTACTAGAAAAATTAAATTTAGAAAGTTTAGTTACCCCCTCCACCAAACTCGCCGTTTCTTCCCCAAACAAAGCTTCAATTTGTTCAATGTTAATGTCCGTATCTTCCACCACATCATGCAAAAATCCCGCCGCAATCATTGCTTCATCCCCCCCCAGGTCCCGCAGTAGCCCCGCCACCGCCACTGGATGGGCAATGTAGGGTTCCCCGGATTTACGCCGCTGTTGGGCATGGAGATCGTAGGCAAAACAGAAAGCTCGACAGATTAAACAATGGGGCGCTGTTGTTTCGTCCTGGCCCTGTTCCACCTCCCTTTGCCACTGCTGTAAACAATCCTCTAACCACTGGGGCAATTCGATATCGTGGATATCTTGGGGGCAAGTGGTCTGGATGGTGGGGGTGGGCAGTGCGGCGACGGCATTCATAGTTTTGGGGAGGGTGTTAGAGTAGCTTGCACTAACTAGGTATAAATAGGTATAAAACAGGGATAAACGACTAAAGGAGCCGATAATTGCCGATTAATAGGGAAATAGATAGTATCAGCCATTAAACTTTTCAAAATCCCGTATTTATCTTTTAACAGACATTCCTGTATCGGTGCAGGATTTAAGGATTAATGTTAATGGCTATTAGTGATTTTTTGCTCCTTATTGCGATGGAGATGTAAAAGCCGTACTCTCCCCAGAAGATATCCTAGGGAGTTTAACGATACAGTTCCGACAGATCTGAATTAATATCAGCAAGCCTTAACATTATTTTAACCTTGATCCGCCCAACGCCCGCCAAATCCCCCAGAGCAATGTCGTCTACGCTACCATCTGATTTACCCGATCGCCTTAGGGAATTACAGCAATTGCTGGAGCAGTGTCAGTTGACCATGGCCGACCCTGGGGCTGAGGTGGCAACGGTGGCCAAGCAAATTAACGAATTAGGGGATTTCCTGCGGGAGCATTTCCTCAGCGTCACAGCGGATGAATTTCCTGTCCAGGGATCGCAACCATGGTCATCAATACAAACGGAATTACAAAGAACCCTACGCCTACTCTCGACGGAATTAATCTTCTGGCGATCGGCCCGTTCCCCAGAGCGACGACAGCATTACCAACAGCGCTTATTGGGGCACTATCAACAGTTAATGGGTTTTAGTGGGGCAATGCAACAGTGGGCTGATGCTACCGATTAATCAATTAATTATTTCCTTCTGCAAACTTTGCTTTTCTGATTAAATATTTTTTGCTTTTTAGTTAAGGTTAACTAATAATTTTTCGGACTGCGACTCCTGGCAGGCTATGGAGCAAGGGGGATAAAAGACTGGAAACCTTGGTTTATTTAAGGGAAGACTGGGCATAGCTGACCAAACCAGCACCGATGTAGGAACTGTAATTGTCAATGGTGTTTTGGGTAGCAATACGATTGGGATTATTAAATAGTTCACCGATGCCCATGCTCAAGGTTAAAACGGTCACAGCGGCGATGGTGTAGTTGCGAATGGCGGTGGTGGTGTAGTTGGTGGAGGCGAACATGGTGTGGTGTTCCTTTGCTTTCAATAACTACAGCATAGGGAAATCTCCAGGGCATGTCAGTCCCCAAAAACCTGTAAAATCAAGGGTTTCAGCGTTTCCACTTCTCTCTTAAACATGGAAAAAAATAGAATTTTCTCCATCTCAGTCCCCTCCTATTCCTCTTTTGACCGCCCCGACTCGGCCACCGCTGTATGGAATTTCACCCGTTTTTTAGGAGCTGACCCGATCGCCATTGTCGTCCATTTCCAAAATCGGTAAACGCACCGTAAAACAGGATCCTTCCCCTTCTTTACTTTCCACTTTCACTTCTCCACCGTGGATATTGGCACAGCGTTGCACGATCGCCAGCCCTAGCCCGGTACCCGTTACCCCTTCCACATTGTCCGCCCGGAAAAAGGGATTAAATAATTCCGCCATGGCCTGGGGAGGAATGCCAATGCCTTGATCGGCGACCCGAAAGATCATGGTTTTATCTTTGGCAATGACGTCAAACAAAATTGGCGTGGGGGCAGGGGAATATTTAATGGCATTGCTGAGGAGATTACAGATAATGTGGCGCAATAAATGGGCATCCCATACCCCCTGCTGCAAATTGCCCTTGGTGTGGAAATGAATTGGCCTGGGTTGGCGCTGGGCACTGTTCACCAAACGCATTAAATCCTGGCAAAAGTAAAGTAAATCGAGAGCTTCAAATTGACAACTGAGCTGCCCATTTTCCGTTTTTCCCAGCAGTAAAACCTCCGATAACAATTCATCCAAATCCTTGATGGCGGTGCGGATCATGTTGAAATAATTATGTTGTTGCCCTTTACTCAGGCGATCGCCACTTTCTTCCAGGAGCCCCGCTGATAGCAGAATTGTATTGAGGGGATTACGGAAATCATGGGAGAGCATGGAAACAAACTCCGACTTGAGCTTATTGGCTGCTTTCGCCTCGGATAATTCCCTTTCTTGACGCTTGAGGTTGGCATTGAGGGTCTGGTTTTCCACCGCCAATTCCCGAGCTAGGCAATGACGTTGGATAGCATAGTGGACAGAACGCAGAAGCACGTCAAGGCTAACATCCCTTTTGACCAAATAGTCCTGGGCCCCCTGCCTCACTGCTTCTAAGGCCAAAGCTTCGTCCTGGTGGTGGGTGAGGACAATAACTGGTAATTGCTGTTGATGCTTTTGGAGCTTGGGTAGAGAATCCAACCCTTGGCTGTCTGGTAGGGTCAAATCCAGCAGAATAATGTCGAACTTGTCCCCCCGGTCTAAAATTGCCAAGGCATCCCCCAACCTTTGCACATGCTTAAACTCGAAGTTTTCCGTAGGGGAACCCTTAAGAATTTCTTGTAGTAGGCGGGCTTCCGCTGGGTTGTCTTCAATGAGCAGAATGCGTAGGCAGGGACTGATAACGGACATGGGAAATTGGGGGAGGAATAACCATTTGCTTGGGGTTCCGGGGGACAACCTCCACCGTATTCTACTAGCATCTTTCTAGGAGCGAGAATAATTCTTTTGTCCTTTCCCCAATCAATTTTGGGATTTTGCCATCTATTTAATGTACTTATAGTTGCCAGTGAAAACGATGACTAAGGGCTTTGTCTCCGGTGAAGAATTTGCCTGTTGGTATGCCACAGCCCGACAAATGGCGATCTCCAATGGCATTGAAGTGGGGGAACTGGATTGGTTATTGCAGGGGTGGACGGACTTAGACCGCTTAACCCTACGGTTGCAAGATTTTGGTCAACGGCAAGTTAGCCTCCGGGAACCTTGGGAAAATATCCAACAGGGCTGGCAGAAACGAGTGGAGGAGAAATACCCAGTGCAATACCTGTTGGGGCACACCCGATGGCGCAATTTTGACCTCAAAGTTACCGCTGATGTGCTAATTCCCCGTCCGGAAACAGAGTTAATTATTGATATAGTACAAAATCAAAGTTACCAGTGGGGGTTAAGGGACTCCCCCGACCATTGGGTGGATCTAGGTACCGGCAGTGGAGCCCTGGCCCTAGGTTTAGCTTCCCTCTTTCCCCACGCCCTAGTCCATGGAGTGGATTGCAGTGCCCCAGCGTTGGCGATCGCCAGGGAAAATGCCCAACGTCATCAACTTGGCGATCGGATTCAATTCCATCAAGGCTATTGGTGGGAACCTTTAGGACATCTCCAGGGCCAGGTGCAGGGTATGGTATCCAATCCTCCCTACATTCCCGAACGGGAACTACCCCAGTTACAGCCGGAAGTGATTAACCATGAACCCCTTTTAGCTTTAGACGGTGGCCCCGATGGTTTACAGGCGGTGGAGCAATTAATTCGGCGATCGCCAGCCCATTTAAAGCCCGGTGGTTTTTGGTTGGTGGAAATCATGGCCGGCCAAGCCCCCACCGTTGCTGAACTGTTAAGGAAGAATAGAACCTATCAAGATATCCGCATTCATCGGGATCTAGCCGGCATTGAACGCTTTGTTTCCGCCCTTACCCTAGGCTGAACTGGGGGGTTTTAGAAGTTTTGGGCAATTGGGAAAAACCTAGCGTCCGCCCACCGTAATGCCATCAACCTTAATGTGGGGCTGACCGACGGTGACATAAACACTGCCGCTGACGGAACCACAAAACCCCGCCGCCAAACCTAAATCCTGGGAAGACATGGAAATTTTATTCATAATTTCCGTGGCTGTGCCAATTAACGTTGCGCCTTTGAGGGGTTTAGTCAACTTACCGTTTTCCACCAGGTAAGCCTCAGAAACCGCAAAGTTAAATTCCCCCGTGGCTCCGACGCTACCGCCCCCCATTTGTTTACAGTAAATCCCCTTGTCGACGGAATTAAAAATGTCATCCACCGAATAATTGCCGGGGGCAATGTAGGTGTTACGCATGCGGGAAGCGGCTGCATAGGCATAGCTTTGCCGACGACCACTGCCGGTGCGGGGATGGCCGGTGCGAAGGGAACCGGTGCGATCGGCAATGAAGTTTTTCAAAATGCCGTTTTCAATTAACAGAGTACGCTGGGTGGGCATGCCTTCATCGTCCATATCAATGGTGCCAAAGGCCTTATCGGTCAGCCCTTCGTCCCAAGCAGTGAGATTTTCATGGGCAATTTTTTCCCCTTTTTTATCCAGGAAAGGAGTGGTTTTGTGCTCAATTTGGGTGGTTTCCAACAGGTGACCACAGGCTTCGTGGAAAATTACCCCCCCGAACTGGTTGGCCATAATGATGGGATAGTTGCCCGATTCCACGTAATCAGCGTAGAGCATTTTCCCGGCGGATTCAGCCACTTCCTGGGCCGCAGTTTCCGCATCCCAAGTGCGTAAATAGTCTGGGTTACTGGTGTCCCCGGAACGCTTACTCATGGAAGTGCGGTGTTCACCATCGGCACAAAAGAGGGAAAATCCCACGGATTGGGTGAGGCGGATATCCCTGGCAAAGGTACCGTCACTGGCCGCCACCAAAACCTCCTGCCAATCACGAAAATAGGCGGCCCGCCGTGATTGGGCATGGCTAGCATAGCGGTCTAATTTTTGGTTGGCCCCCAGCAAAATATCACTCATTTCCTGCATGGGGCTACAACGGTGTAACCATTGGTCTTTTTCCTTGGCTCCGGCATAGTCCCGTAACATTTCCAGGTTCAGTTCAGGCACAAAGGATTGGCCAGCCGGCAAGGTTAACCCCAAAATGGATAGGCCTTTTTCCAGGGCGGCGCGGAGGCCACTAAAGGAAAGGTCATTGGTGCTGACGTAGCAGTCTCCTTTGCCCTTATAAACCCGGACGCCACAACCGCTGGAAAGCTTGGGGGTGAGGCTAGTGATGGCATCATCTTCGGCTAGGCAACTGACGTAATTGACCTTTTCGAGGAAAAATTCGACAAAATCGGCTCCGGCGGCCCTGCCCAAACCCAGCAATGTGGATAGGGATTCCTGCCATCTACCATCGAGGCGATCGCCAGGGGTGGTGTAGTTGAGGCTGGGTAAATCCTGGGAGAGGAGCAGGGTGGGGGCCATAGTGATTTTTTCAGGAATGAGTGAAATATTTCTTAATGTATTCTAACCAATTTAACCTGGGCTTTTACATCTTTTTTATAAATTTTTATGGACTGATAATCCTAGGTACTTATTCGGATTTTGGAAAAATAAATAAGTTTTGAAATGGCTTGGTATTTTTCCAGCGATAGATACTAAAATCTCGATAATCAATCGAAAGAATACGACCATGACCAAGGTTTTCTGCCAAGATCACCAGAGATGCATCGGCAAGATCCATTGGCAAGTCACGATATTTTGTCATAAGTTGCTCAATGCGGGGGCAATGACTGGGTTTGATGTCAAATATATTGAGTTTTCCTGTGCCAATTTTTCTAATAAATGCCTGCGGTGCATTAATTCCAACCCGATTTTGTAGTAGATAGCAAGTTTCAGTAACAACACACCAAGTCGTTATAAATTGCTCTTCTTGTAAAGAGTAAAACACATTCACTGCCGGGATATGAACCTCATCATTTTTATTAGCTAAGGCAAGCCAAAAGCCAGTATCAACAATGATCATGTTTTTTTTCTAATTCACAGTTCAAATAAGTTTTATATTTTCTAGAAAGATCGGGTTCTGCATCTATGCAACCAATAAAATCTGACCAGTCTGTTGAATAAACTGATGTGTTTGCAACATGATTTTCCTTGAGGCTTTCGATTAAATCAAAAACAATTTCCTGAGCTTCAGGAGAAAGCTCTGCCAGATCCTGTTGAATGGTGTCGAGATTCATTGGCTAATTTTGACTAAAAAGCTAGCTGTGGCAATAAAACCAGGTTTGTTCTCTTTTCACACATTTTAGCCATTCTGGTGGGGCGCTGGGGCCGGGCTCTGGGGTTGGGCTTCGGGGAGAGGCTCCGATGGGGGGGATTTAGGGGCCAAAAGTTGCCCACTGATGGTTTTCACCACAATGTATAAAACCGGCACCACAAACAAGCTCAGGAAGGTGGCCACCAACATCCCGCCAAACACCGCTGTGCCCAACGCTTGCCGACTACCGGCCCCCGCTCCAGTGGCGATCGCCAGGGGGAAAATACCAAACAAGGTGGAAAAGCCAGTCATCAAAATGGGACGGAGACGATCCTGGGCCGCTTCTAGGGCCGCTTTAACAATGGAGTAGCCCTGTTCCCTGAGTTGGTTGGCAAATTCCACAATCAGGATGGCGTTTTTACTGGCCAGGCCAATGAGCATTACCAAACCAATTTGACAGTACACATCGTTGGGAAAACCGCGCAAACTCTGGGCCATCAACGCCCCCAGAATGGCTAGGGGCACACTCAAAAGAATGATTACTGGGTCAACATAATTTTCGTATTGGGCGGCCAACACCAGGAAAACAAACAATAAACCCAAGCCGAAAATGATCGGTGCCTGCCCCTGGGAAGTAACCTCCTCCAAGGAAATGCCCGACCACTGGAAATCAAACCCCGGTGGCATCACTTGACGGGCGATCGCCGCCATGGCATTCATCGCTTGCCCCGTACTTACCCCCTGGTTAGCCGACCCCGTAATGGCAATGGAACGGAATAGGTTGTAATGGGTGATGATCGGTGCCCCCACCCCTTGGGTAACCTTGACCAGATTGGCCATGGGAATCATGGTGCCGGATTCACTACGCACATAGAGTCGGTTAATATCCTCTGGGCTACTGCGGAACTGTTCGTCAGCCTGGAGGTAAACCCGATAGGTGCGGCCCTGCAAAACAAAATCGTTCACATAGCTAGAGCCCAAGGCCGTTTCCATGGTCTGGAAAATTTGATCCACGGGAACCCCCAAGCTTTTGGCCCGATTGCGATCCACATCCACAATCAATTGGGGACTATTGGCTTGGAAAGTGCTGAACACCCGCTGTAAATCTGGGCTTTGGTTC is a window of Synechocystis sp. PCC 7338 DNA encoding:
- a CDS encoding IS630 transposase-related protein; translation: MLLKERAKKFSVTPASLCYQFKKMKITRKKQLLYQERDAQKRAEYQKIFSQLVIIYGIESLVFIDKAGFEEFVSSLYGWSKKGERVYGEKQGKREKKENLVAGRRKTQKDLIARMLFTGSLNATGFEGWLEFFLISALTMGLNRILRKGSKIQSKKGDPNGT
- a CDS encoding IS630 transposase-related protein — translated: MAYDLNLRIKVIEFIESGGGITKTSKIFKVGRATIYRWLGREELAATKVENRQGKINIKELEEDVKNNPAYASKRKS
- a CDS encoding putative toxin-antitoxin system toxin component, PIN family, with protein sequence MSFLIGKTLQGLNQTIIDNRVAILFSEDLFAELMEVLHRPKFKKYFS
- the vap15 gene encoding type II toxin-antitoxin system VapB15 family antitoxin — its product is MKSLSLLDFLELKNIIAQCNLEEKLELLELLKKDTFATRFNKFLDSVKTDELTLEDITREVEAVRQANYHKR
- the ahcY gene encoding adenosylhomocysteinase is translated as MVATPVKQKYDIKDISLAPQGRQRIEWAAREMPVLKQIRERFAQEKPFAGIRLVACCHVTTETANLAIALHAGGADSLLIASNPLSTQDDVAACLVADYGIPVYAIKGEDNETYHRHVQIALDHRPNIIIDDGSDVVATLIQERQHQMGDIIGTTEETTTGIVRLRAMFNDGVLTFPAMNVNDADTKHFYDNRYGTGQSTLDGIIRATNILLAGKTIVVAGYGWCGKGVAMRAKGMGADVIVTEISPVPAIEAAMDGFRVMPMAEAAQQGDIFITVTGNKHVIRPEHFAVMKDGAIVCNSGHFDIEIDLKSLKEQAKEVKEVRNFTEQYILPNGKSIIVIGEGRLVNLAAAEGHPSAVMDMSFANQALACEHLVKNQGQLEPGMHSIPVEVDQEIARLKLQAMGIAIDSLTPEQVEYINSWASGT
- a CDS encoding bifunctional (p)ppGpp synthetase/guanosine-3',5'-bis(diphosphate) 3'-pyrophosphohydrolase, translating into MNAVAALPTPTIQTTCPQDIHDIELPQWLEDCLQQWQREVEQGQDETTAPHCLICRAFCFAYDLHAQQRRKSGEPYIAHPVAVAGLLRDLGGDEAMIAAGFLHDVVEDTDINIEQIEALFGEETASLVEGVTKLSKFNFSSTTEHQAENFRRMFLAMAKDIRVIVVKLADRLHNMRTLDALNAEKQRRIARETKDIFAPLANRLGIWRFKWELEDLSFKYLEPDSYRKIQSLVVEKRGDRESRLETVKDMLRFRLRDEGIENFELQGRPKHLYGIYYKMTNQNKAFEEIYDIAALRIIVESKGECYRALSVVHDVFKPIPGRFKDYIGLPKPNRYQSLHTTVLGLTSRPLEIQIRTEEMHHVAEYGIAAHWKYKESGGSENATLSSTDEKFTWLRQLLDWQSDLKDAQEYVENLKQNLFDDDVYVFTPKGEVISLARGATPVDFAYRIHTEVGHHMKGARVNGQWLGVDTRLKNGDIVEIVTQKNSHPSLDWLNFVVTPSARHRIRQWFKRSRRDENILRGRELLEKELGKTGLEALLKSEPMQKTAERCNYQNVEDLLAGLGYGEITSNSVVNRLRENNVNNVKNNQSSQEVTLASSPQVHPTAPPATGKDNSPIAGIEGLLYHIAGCCHPLPGEPIMGVVTRGARGISIHRQGCHNLEQMDGDRLIPVRWNPNNNNHQTYPVDIVIEAIDRVGVLKDILSRLSDNHINVRNADVKTHLGRPAIISLKIDIKDYQQLLGIMAKIKNMSDVMDLRRLISG
- the patD gene encoding heterocyst frequency control protein PatD, translating into MSSTLPSDLPDRLRELQQLLEQCQLTMADPGAEVATVAKQINELGDFLREHFLSVTADEFPVQGSQPWSSIQTELQRTLRLLSTELIFWRSARSPERRQHYQQRLLGHYQQLMGFSGAMQQWADATD
- a CDS encoding hybrid sensor histidine kinase/response regulator; its protein translation is MSVISPCLRILLIEDNPAEARLLQEILKGSPTENFEFKHVQRLGDALAILDRGDKFDIILLDLTLPDSQGLDSLPKLQKHQQQLPVIVLTHHQDEALALEAVRQGAQDYLVKRDVSLDVLLRSVHYAIQRHCLARELAVENQTLNANLKRQERELSEAKAANKLKSEFVSMLSHDFRNPLNTILLSAGLLEESGDRLSKGQQHNYFNMIRTAIKDLDELLSEVLLLGKTENGQLSCQFEALDLLYFCQDLMRLVNSAQRQPRPIHFHTKGNLQQGVWDAHLLRHIICNLLSNAIKYSPAPTPILFDVIAKDKTMIFRVADQGIGIPPQAMAELFNPFFRADNVEGVTGTGLGLAIVQRCANIHGGEVKVESKEGEGSCFTVRLPILEMDDNGDRVSS
- the prmC gene encoding peptide chain release factor N(5)-glutamine methyltransferase: MTKGFVSGEEFACWYATARQMAISNGIEVGELDWLLQGWTDLDRLTLRLQDFGQRQVSLREPWENIQQGWQKRVEEKYPVQYLLGHTRWRNFDLKVTADVLIPRPETELIIDIVQNQSYQWGLRDSPDHWVDLGTGSGALALGLASLFPHALVHGVDCSAPALAIARENAQRHQLGDRIQFHQGYWWEPLGHLQGQVQGMVSNPPYIPERELPQLQPEVINHEPLLALDGGPDGLQAVEQLIRRSPAHLKPGGFWLVEIMAGQAPTVAELLRKNRTYQDIRIHRDLAGIERFVSALTLG
- a CDS encoding TldD/PmbA family protein gives rise to the protein MAPTLLLSQDLPSLNYTTPGDRLDGRWQESLSTLLGLGRAAGADFVEFFLEKVNYVSCLAEDDAITSLTPKLSSGCGVRVYKGKGDCYVSTNDLSFSGLRAALEKGLSILGLTLPAGQSFVPELNLEMLRDYAGAKEKDQWLHRCSPMQEMSDILLGANQKLDRYASHAQSRRAAYFRDWQEVLVAASDGTFARDIRLTQSVGFSLFCADGEHRTSMSKRSGDTSNPDYLRTWDAETAAQEVAESAGKMLYADYVESGNYPIIMANQFGGVIFHEACGHLLETTQIEHKTTPFLDKKGEKIAHENLTAWDEGLTDKAFGTIDMDDEGMPTQRTLLIENGILKNFIADRTGSLRTGHPRTGSGRRQSYAYAAASRMRNTYIAPGNYSVDDIFNSVDKGIYCKQMGGGSVGATGEFNFAVSEAYLVENGKLTKPLKGATLIGTATEIMNKISMSSQDLGLAAGFCGSVSGSVYVTVGQPHIKVDGITVGGR
- a CDS encoding type II toxin-antitoxin system VapC family toxin, encoding MIIVDTGFWLALANKNDEVHIPAVNVFYSLQEEQFITTWCVVTETCYLLQNRVGINAPQAFIRKIGTGKLNIFDIKPSHCPRIEQLMTKYRDLPMDLADASLVILAENLGHGRILSIDYRDFSIYRWKNTKPFQNLFIFPKSE